In Streptomyces sp. TS71-3, the following proteins share a genomic window:
- a CDS encoding NAD-dependent epimerase/dehydratase family protein, whose protein sequence is MRILVLGGTRFIGRHLVSAALERGHEVTLFNRGRSSTGLFPDVPRLVGDRDTDLDALRQGHWDATVDLSGYEPQQVRAVGEALGARAGRYVLFSSTAVYAPPQGYGFQEDAAVVRAADPAGAGADYGELKALCETAAAEVFGNPLVVRPTYVVGPYDYTGRFTYWVERIAAGGEVLAPGPREAFFQLIDVRDLTAWLVTMIERRAAGTYQAAHPFPPVAFVGLLETIAAAVAPPDTTLTWVDQEFAEACGMDGEALPLWPGANPPGVVEAADASRAVAAGLRPRPLEETVRDLLDHERREPTPRDPGAGITRAVEADVLARWHARAVGEDGARVSQG, encoded by the coding sequence GTGAGAATCCTGGTCCTCGGAGGTACCCGGTTCATCGGCAGGCACCTGGTCTCCGCCGCTCTGGAGCGCGGCCACGAGGTGACGCTCTTCAACCGGGGACGCAGCTCGACCGGACTCTTCCCCGACGTGCCCCGCCTCGTCGGCGACCGGGACACCGACCTGGACGCGCTGCGCCAGGGCCACTGGGACGCCACCGTCGACCTCAGCGGCTACGAGCCCCAGCAGGTCCGCGCGGTCGGCGAGGCGCTGGGAGCACGGGCCGGCCGGTACGTCCTGTTCTCGTCCACGGCGGTCTACGCCCCTCCGCAGGGGTACGGGTTCCAGGAGGACGCCGCGGTCGTCCGCGCGGCCGACCCCGCCGGAGCGGGCGCCGACTACGGCGAGCTCAAGGCCCTCTGCGAGACCGCCGCCGCAGAGGTGTTCGGCAACCCCCTCGTCGTGCGCCCCACCTATGTCGTCGGGCCGTACGACTACACCGGCCGGTTCACCTACTGGGTGGAGCGCATCGCCGCCGGCGGGGAGGTGCTCGCCCCTGGGCCCCGGGAGGCGTTCTTCCAGCTCATCGACGTCCGCGATCTGACGGCCTGGCTGGTCACCATGATCGAGCGCCGTGCGGCGGGCACCTACCAGGCCGCCCACCCGTTCCCGCCGGTCGCCTTCGTTGGGCTGCTGGAGACGATCGCCGCCGCGGTCGCACCGCCGGACACCACGCTCACGTGGGTGGACCAGGAGTTCGCGGAGGCCTGCGGCATGGACGGCGAGGCGTTGCCGCTCTGGCCCGGGGCCAACCCGCCGGGCGTCGTGGAGGCGGCCGACGCGTCCCGGGCCGTGGCGGCGGGGCTGCGGCCCCGGCCCCTGGAGGAGACCGTCCGCGACCTCCTCGACCACGAGCGGCGCGAGCCGACGCCCCGCGACCCCGGGGCCGGCATCACCCGCGCCGTCGAGGCCGACGTCCTCGCGCGCTGGCACGCGCGGGCGGTGGGGGAGGACGGGGCGCGCGTGTCCCAGGGGTGA
- a CDS encoding NAD(P)/FAD-dependent oxidoreductase → MATETTISGVHAARGSQDHPVYVIGGGPAGLAVAHTLRARGVRAVVLEKSGRVGSAWREHYDRLRLHTTRRLSALPGLPIPRAYGRWVARADVVKYLEQYAEHHGLEIVTGVEVSRVERTGSDGGDRWLLRASGGRELVASAVVVAAGYNHTPKLPRWPGLDAWQGTLLHARAYRNAAPFAGKDVLVVGVGNTGAEIAVDLAEGGAARVRLAVRTPPHIVRRTTAGWPAQVTGILCRRLPVRLVDRLARRIARMGVPDLTAHGLPRPETGLYTRAKQGAIPVQDVGLINAVRKGRVEPVAAVASFEDHKVVLADGTLIAPDVVIAATGYRQALEDLVGHLDVLDERGLPRTNGPRALRHTPGLFFTGYVTPISGTLREVARDARRIARAITRAAG, encoded by the coding sequence ATGGCCACAGAAACGACCATCAGTGGCGTCCATGCCGCACGGGGCTCCCAGGACCACCCCGTCTACGTCATCGGCGGCGGACCGGCAGGGCTCGCGGTGGCACACACACTGCGCGCACGGGGGGTACGGGCCGTCGTCCTGGAGAAGTCGGGCCGCGTCGGCTCCGCATGGCGCGAGCACTACGACCGGCTCAGGCTGCACACCACGCGCAGGCTGTCAGCGCTGCCCGGCCTGCCGATCCCACGGGCCTACGGGCGCTGGGTGGCGCGCGCCGACGTGGTGAAGTACCTGGAGCAGTACGCCGAGCACCACGGCCTGGAGATCGTCACGGGCGTGGAGGTCTCGCGCGTGGAGCGCACCGGCAGCGACGGCGGTGACCGGTGGCTGCTGCGGGCCAGCGGCGGCCGGGAGCTGGTGGCCAGCGCCGTGGTGGTGGCGGCCGGCTACAACCACACGCCCAAGCTGCCCCGCTGGCCGGGCCTCGACGCGTGGCAGGGCACGTTGCTGCACGCGCGCGCGTACCGCAACGCCGCTCCGTTCGCCGGCAAGGACGTGCTGGTCGTCGGGGTCGGGAACACGGGCGCCGAGATAGCCGTCGACCTGGCGGAGGGCGGCGCGGCACGGGTACGGCTCGCCGTGCGCACGCCCCCGCACATCGTGCGGCGCACCACGGCGGGGTGGCCCGCGCAGGTGACGGGCATCCTGTGCCGGAGGCTGCCGGTGCGGCTGGTCGACCGGCTGGCCCGGCGGATCGCCCGGATGGGCGTGCCCGATCTCACGGCACACGGCCTGCCGCGTCCCGAGACCGGCCTCTACACGCGCGCCAAGCAGGGGGCGATCCCCGTGCAGGACGTGGGGCTGATCAACGCGGTGCGCAAGGGGCGGGTGGAACCGGTGGCCGCGGTGGCCTCCTTCGAGGACCACAAGGTGGTGCTCGCGGACGGCACGCTGATCGCCCCGGACGTGGTCATCGCGGCGACCGGCTACCGGCAGGCGCTGGAGGACCTGGTGGGCCACCTCGACGTGCTGGACGAGCGGGGCCTGCCCCGCACGAACGGCCCCCGCGCCCTGCGGCACACGCCCGGCCTGTTCTTCACCGGCTACGTGACGCCGATCAGCGGAACGCTCCGCGAGGTCGCCCGCGACGCCCGCCGGATCGCCCGCGCCATCACCCGGGCGGCGGGGTGA
- a CDS encoding NACHT domain-containing NTPase, with the protein MNDESLASFMPLGIRRATAAEHSASSVQLRELIANRTEIRIAVLGNPGAGKTTLAKQLCLGLLESDEQNVPVFLELKRYHPDTRDVRALFERQTQGVLGERSAGAGSGVSVLVLDGLNEVADGLMNEAISDIEDFADSPDLQDTPIVVTCRTVDYPTMFTTSFARYSVVPVSETLAREYLADRLGARRAQTLWERMPKHMVSLCRSPLMLGMLAFILLDGEGTERDLPRNRSALYGTFLGRLEARSRENARVQTPEDIRESGLAFLAYQLQNERFEVPLRDLQAILTEFFEPSWQIPIGTFQREILDLPPMGAVGEQRPAAVASRSFMHQSIQEYYTAVRLKWALSAKSDVRIKLSDLAPYLAPGEVAWHETFGFLSGMLDDSTDLVRTARREGNLSLAALCVEHAGHVEAAQVDDFICRTLDEFKYGEAFDYRLIFLLQQVVDRRGPDFPARAVDDIGYWADRYSRFTPQELGAAVSHDELVALASGGSPHEGLDAVWTLGRRRAAGAVELLERLAQQVTADDSLREHSVVALGRISDPRSLPVLKHIAMSDGESRWLRSYALHAVGTYATAEAVEVLADYLERSDTAPFADDAAWALSGLADSHPELVGPELPRILRVLDGQADRYTKGCLLFVIGCGRFREAVGDVLRYLESETDPYILEDGCHALGALGDPAAVAFLARMADPARMSDAMVRRQALRSLLLVAGPGAPGLDAARHDPVPFVRDVVTGGGSPGERS; encoded by the coding sequence ATGAACGACGAATCGCTCGCGTCCTTCATGCCGCTCGGTATCCGGCGCGCGACGGCGGCGGAGCACAGCGCGAGTTCCGTGCAGTTACGCGAACTGATCGCCAACCGCACCGAAATCCGCATCGCCGTGCTCGGAAATCCAGGGGCGGGAAAGACCACCCTGGCCAAACAACTCTGCCTGGGCCTCCTCGAATCCGATGAGCAGAACGTTCCCGTCTTCCTGGAGCTGAAGCGGTACCACCCGGACACGCGTGACGTGCGGGCGCTGTTCGAGAGGCAGACCCAGGGCGTCCTGGGGGAACGGAGCGCGGGAGCGGGCAGCGGCGTGTCCGTGCTGGTCCTCGACGGGCTGAACGAAGTCGCGGACGGGCTGATGAACGAGGCCATCAGCGATATCGAGGACTTCGCCGACTCGCCCGACCTCCAGGACACCCCCATCGTCGTCACGTGCCGCACGGTCGACTACCCGACCATGTTCACCACGTCCTTCGCCCGCTACTCCGTGGTGCCGGTGAGCGAGACGCTGGCGCGGGAGTACCTCGCCGACCGGCTGGGCGCACGGCGGGCGCAGACGCTCTGGGAGCGCATGCCCAAGCACATGGTGAGCCTGTGCCGCTCGCCCCTGATGCTGGGCATGCTGGCGTTCATCCTCCTGGACGGCGAAGGCACCGAGCGGGACCTCCCGCGCAACCGCAGCGCGCTGTACGGCACGTTCCTCGGGCGCCTGGAAGCGCGCAGCCGGGAGAACGCGCGCGTCCAGACCCCCGAGGACATCCGCGAGTCCGGCCTGGCCTTCCTGGCGTACCAGCTCCAGAACGAACGCTTCGAGGTCCCGCTGCGCGACCTCCAGGCCATCCTCACCGAGTTCTTCGAACCGAGCTGGCAGATACCGATAGGGACGTTCCAGCGCGAGATCCTCGACCTGCCGCCGATGGGCGCCGTCGGCGAACAGCGGCCGGCCGCGGTGGCGTCCCGCTCCTTCATGCACCAGAGCATCCAGGAGTACTACACGGCGGTCCGCCTGAAATGGGCTCTGAGTGCGAAGTCGGACGTGCGGATCAAACTCTCCGACCTGGCGCCCTATCTTGCACCCGGGGAAGTCGCCTGGCACGAGACGTTCGGATTCCTCAGCGGCATGCTCGACGACTCCACCGACCTGGTCAGGACCGCGCGCAGGGAGGGGAACCTCTCCCTGGCCGCCCTGTGCGTCGAGCACGCCGGGCACGTGGAGGCCGCCCAGGTCGACGACTTCATCTGCCGGACGCTGGACGAGTTCAAGTACGGCGAGGCGTTCGACTACCGGCTGATCTTCCTGTTGCAGCAGGTCGTCGACCGCAGGGGTCCCGACTTCCCGGCCCGCGCCGTCGACGACATCGGCTACTGGGCCGACAGGTACAGCAGGTTCACCCCGCAGGAGCTGGGCGCCGCCGTCTCGCACGACGAACTCGTGGCCCTGGCCTCGGGCGGCTCCCCGCACGAGGGACTCGACGCCGTGTGGACCCTCGGCAGGCGCAGGGCCGCCGGTGCGGTCGAGCTGCTGGAGCGGCTGGCGCAGCAGGTGACCGCCGACGACTCGCTCCGCGAGCACAGCGTCGTCGCGCTGGGCCGCATCTCCGATCCCCGCTCGCTGCCCGTGCTGAAGCACATCGCGATGTCGGACGGGGAGTCCCGCTGGCTGCGCTCGTACGCGCTGCACGCCGTGGGAACGTACGCCACCGCCGAGGCCGTCGAGGTGCTCGCGGACTACCTGGAGCGTTCGGACACCGCCCCCTTCGCCGACGACGCCGCCTGGGCACTGAGCGGCCTGGCGGACTCCCACCCGGAGCTCGTCGGCCCCGAACTGCCCCGGATCCTCCGCGTGCTGGACGGCCAGGCCGACCGCTACACCAAGGGCTGCCTGCTCTTCGTCATCGGCTGCGGGCGGTTCCGGGAGGCGGTCGGGGACGTGCTGCGGTACCTGGAGAGCGAGACCGATCCCTACATCCTGGAGGACGGCTGCCATGCGCTGGGCGCGCTCGGGGACCCCGCGGCCGTCGCCTTCCTCGCGCGGATGGCCGACCCCGCGCGGATGAGCGACGCCATGGTGCGGCGGCAGGCGCTGCGGTCCCTGCTGCTGGTGGCGGGCCCCGGCGCGCCGGGCCTCGACGCCGCCCGGCACGACCCCGTCCCGTTCGTCCGCGACGTCGTCACCGGTGGCGGCTCCCCCGGCGAGAGGAGTTGA
- a CDS encoding PIN domain-containing protein, with protein MRTGATTASDFLFVDTSAWCALLSSNDVHHRHAAAAVAGRGPGRLLTTLQVAAEVSRLTPTFDDRLVATRFSWHLWRGDFAHVVEPPADIQRDAWALFRQVRRTGVSFTDCVGAEFVTSYGIRDVSAYGRGFLTLVDRVRRERDPRRRREA; from the coding sequence ATGCGGACCGGGGCGACGACGGCATCTGACTTCCTGTTCGTGGACACCAGCGCGTGGTGCGCCCTGCTCAGCAGCAACGACGTCCACCACCGGCACGCCGCCGCCGCGGTCGCCGGGCGCGGCCCCGGGCGGCTGCTGACGACGCTCCAGGTCGCCGCCGAGGTCTCCCGCCTGACGCCCACCTTCGACGACCGGCTGGTGGCGACCAGGTTCAGCTGGCACCTGTGGCGCGGCGACTTCGCGCACGTCGTCGAACCGCCCGCCGACATCCAGCGGGACGCCTGGGCGCTCTTCCGGCAGGTCCGCAGGACCGGGGTGAGCTTCACCGACTGCGTCGGCGCCGAGTTCGTCACGTCGTACGGGATCCGCGACGTGAGCGCCTACGGCCGCGGCTTCCTGACGCTCGTCGACCGCGTACGCCGCGAACGCGACCCGCGGCGGCGGAGGGAGGCCTGA
- a CDS encoding PQQ-binding-like beta-propeller repeat protein: MDQLTQQDPRRIGPFEVLARLGAGGMGLVYLARSASGRRVAIKTVRTELAEDQLFRVRFTREVEAARAVSGFYTAAVVDADPRAAVPWLATAYVPAPSLEEIVNAQGPLPAQAVRWLAAGIAEALQSIHGAGLVHRDLKPSNVLVVEDGPRVIDFGIASGVSNTRLTLTNVAVGTPAYMSPEQAKDSRSVTGASDVFSLASTLVFAATGHAPYHGANPVETVFMLLREGPDLAGLPDELRPLIDSCMQMDAAARPSPADLQAQLAPHLFAGSDDDSGSASAWLPETAVALIEARRAGRPNPKPVQDGARHRAAVPPPPRHAPAHPPVPAQAVTGGPALDGHGPARVAQGDSVQLGGSQLAIGPGPRVVDARATAMHAAPAAAETGLAASWTRGRSGPAGDALGAAPAVPPPPVGAPDGPSTWRPWRFRMSNDVWGTPAVAGDLVYVTSFEVHALDVATGRRRFKTRDVAWSMAVSDGRIHASDGPTLYALDAREGTDLWRLSTDGWVYSLKADRGTVVTGTRGGGVQAWEASSGQQLWELSGAQADFEAPESGPVVHDGTVYVWQDARLRALEARTGDERWSYPIGDAASCGGVPMRVTPASDGNVYVCAGTRALAVDVASGHVRWHFEAPAVFLSPPAFAPGPSVTGGGVYLADYLGTVYALDATDGRDRWRIATEARASAEPVLIEGGHVHVGSGKGLYTLDAVTGTPKWRFQAGGDVVGSPVVAEGRIHFGSTDHLLYTLKADDGRLRWKLATGGEITGAPVVQGGVVYACSKDRCVYALDAERGTGTARA; encoded by the coding sequence GTGGACCAGCTGACGCAGCAGGATCCGAGACGGATCGGGCCCTTCGAGGTGCTGGCCCGGCTCGGGGCCGGAGGCATGGGCCTCGTCTATCTCGCGCGCTCGGCCTCCGGCCGGCGTGTGGCGATCAAGACGGTCAGAACGGAACTGGCCGAGGACCAGCTCTTCCGCGTCCGCTTCACCCGCGAGGTGGAGGCCGCCCGCGCCGTCTCCGGCTTCTACACGGCCGCGGTCGTGGACGCCGATCCGCGTGCCGCCGTGCCGTGGCTCGCCACCGCCTACGTGCCCGCGCCCTCCCTTGAGGAGATAGTGAACGCGCAGGGTCCGCTGCCCGCCCAGGCGGTGCGCTGGCTCGCCGCGGGCATCGCGGAGGCGCTGCAGTCCATCCACGGCGCGGGCCTGGTGCACCGCGACCTCAAGCCGTCCAACGTGCTGGTCGTCGAGGACGGCCCGCGCGTGATCGACTTCGGGATCGCGAGCGGCGTCTCCAACACCCGGCTGACGCTGACCAACGTCGCCGTGGGCACGCCCGCGTACATGTCCCCCGAGCAGGCGAAGGACTCCCGCAGCGTGACCGGCGCGAGCGATGTCTTCTCGCTCGCCTCGACCCTGGTCTTCGCCGCCACCGGCCACGCGCCCTACCACGGCGCGAACCCGGTCGAGACGGTCTTCATGCTGTTGCGCGAGGGACCCGACCTGGCCGGCCTGCCCGACGAGCTGCGTCCGCTCATCGACTCCTGCATGCAGATGGACGCCGCCGCCCGGCCCAGCCCGGCCGACCTCCAGGCGCAGCTCGCGCCGCACCTCTTCGCGGGGTCGGACGACGACAGCGGCTCGGCCTCCGCGTGGCTCCCCGAGACCGCGGTGGCGCTGATCGAGGCCCGCCGCGCCGGCCGTCCGAACCCCAAGCCGGTCCAGGACGGCGCACGCCACCGTGCCGCCGTCCCGCCGCCTCCGCGGCACGCCCCGGCGCATCCGCCGGTGCCGGCCCAGGCCGTCACCGGCGGCCCCGCCCTCGACGGGCACGGCCCCGCGCGGGTGGCGCAGGGCGACTCGGTGCAACTGGGCGGCTCGCAACTGGCCATCGGCCCCGGACCGCGGGTGGTCGACGCCCGTGCCACCGCCATGCACGCCGCCCCGGCCGCCGCCGAGACAGGCCTGGCGGCCTCCTGGACGCGGGGCAGGTCCGGCCCGGCCGGTGACGCGCTCGGGGCCGCACCCGCGGTGCCCCCGCCACCGGTGGGCGCGCCGGACGGCCCCTCCACCTGGCGGCCGTGGCGGTTCAGGATGTCGAACGACGTGTGGGGCACGCCCGCCGTCGCCGGCGACCTCGTCTACGTCACCTCCTTCGAGGTGCACGCGCTGGACGTGGCCACCGGGCGGCGCAGGTTCAAGACCCGTGACGTCGCCTGGTCGATGGCCGTCTCGGACGGGCGCATCCACGCCTCCGACGGCCCCACGCTCTACGCGCTGGACGCCCGCGAGGGCACCGACCTGTGGCGGCTGTCCACGGACGGCTGGGTGTACTCCCTGAAAGCCGACCGCGGCACCGTCGTCACCGGCACGCGCGGCGGCGGAGTCCAGGCCTGGGAGGCGTCCAGCGGCCAGCAGCTGTGGGAGCTGAGCGGCGCCCAGGCGGACTTCGAGGCGCCCGAGTCGGGGCCCGTCGTCCACGACGGCACGGTCTACGTCTGGCAGGACGCCCGGCTGCGCGCGCTGGAGGCACGCACCGGCGACGAGCGGTGGTCGTACCCCATCGGGGATGCGGCCTCCTGCGGCGGCGTGCCGATGCGGGTGACGCCGGCGTCGGACGGCAACGTCTACGTGTGCGCGGGCACGCGCGCGCTCGCCGTCGACGTCGCCTCCGGGCACGTCCGCTGGCACTTCGAGGCGCCCGCCGTCTTCCTCTCCCCGCCGGCGTTCGCGCCCGGACCCTCCGTCACGGGCGGCGGCGTGTACCTCGCCGACTACCTCGGCACGGTGTACGCCCTGGACGCCACGGACGGCCGCGACCGGTGGCGGATCGCCACGGAGGCCCGTGCCTCCGCCGAGCCGGTGCTGATCGAGGGCGGGCACGTGCACGTCGGCTCCGGCAAGGGTCTGTACACGCTCGACGCCGTGACCGGTACGCCCAAGTGGCGCTTCCAGGCGGGCGGGGACGTGGTCGGGTCGCCGGTGGTGGCCGAGGGGCGTATCCACTTCGGGTCCACGGACCACCTGCTGTACACGCTCAAGGCCGACGACGGGCGGCTGCGGTGGAAGCTGGCCACCGGGGGCGAGATCACCGGGGCGCCGGTGGTGCAGGGCGGTGTGGTGTACGCGTGCAGCAAGGATCGGTGCGTGTATGCACTTGACGCGGAACGGGGCACCGGTACCGCCCGGGCCTGA
- a CDS encoding TetR family transcriptional regulator has translation MTGQVRTVDGRVAGRRGQATRQNLLECLGEMLRTSPYRDVRVIDVARKAGTSPATFYQYFPDVEGAVLELAQQLTSEGAGLGELVTGRSWAGKSGWQTAQDLVDGFLDFWRRNDAILRVIDLGAAEGDKRFARLRMRILNSVFNSLSESVADLQAKGRVDREVSPPAVAGSLVTTLASVASHQKNLQAWGVKQADIKPNLALLVHLGVTGRKPTR, from the coding sequence ATGACAGGACAAGTACGTACCGTCGACGGCCGGGTGGCCGGACGGCGAGGTCAGGCAACACGCCAGAATCTGTTGGAGTGCCTGGGCGAGATGCTCCGCACCTCGCCCTACCGGGACGTCAGGGTCATTGATGTCGCCCGGAAAGCAGGCACCTCACCAGCGACGTTCTACCAGTACTTCCCGGACGTCGAAGGCGCGGTTCTGGAGCTCGCGCAGCAATTGACGTCGGAAGGCGCCGGATTGGGCGAGCTGGTGACCGGCCGTTCCTGGGCGGGTAAGTCCGGATGGCAGACGGCCCAGGATCTCGTCGACGGTTTCCTGGATTTCTGGCGGCGCAACGACGCAATTCTCCGCGTCATCGATCTCGGCGCCGCCGAAGGCGACAAGCGTTTCGCCAGGCTGCGTATGCGGATCCTCAACTCGGTCTTCAACTCGCTGTCCGAGAGCGTGGCGGACCTGCAGGCCAAGGGCCGTGTCGACCGTGAGGTCAGCCCCCCTGCGGTGGCCGGCTCGCTGGTCACGACGCTCGCGTCGGTCGCCTCCCACCAGAAGAACCTCCAGGCCTGGGGGGTGAAGCAGGCGGACATCAAGCCGAACCTCGCCCTGCTGGTGCACCTGGGCGTCACCGGGAGGAAGCCGACGAGATGA
- a CDS encoding MFS transporter, translating to MTQTTEAPAPQDDPQDDPAAEGARSRRPRRVITVHRAWFVAAVTFVTIIGAAAFRSLPGLLIDPLHQEFHWSRGTIGAAVSINLTLYGLTSPFAAALMDRFGIRKVVAVALTVIAVGSGLTVWMTSAWQLLLCWGLLVGLGTGSMALAFAATVTNRWFTERRGLVTGILTAASASGQLIFLPILSWLVERHGWRPAAVTVALAALAVVPFVWLLLRDHPADVGLKPYGAAEFAPKPPPVRGAARRTLGVLSTAARTGTFWLLAGTFAICGASTNGLIQTHFVPAAHDHGMPVTAAASLLAVVGVFDVGGTIASGWFTDRFEARRLLAVYYALRGVSLLFLPVLLGPSVHPTMLFFIVFYGLDWVATVPPTVALCREHFGDDSAIVFGWVLASHQVGAALVAFLGGVARDAFGSYDVVWYAAGALCAGAALMSLVIRRGSATAAVTA from the coding sequence GTGACGCAGACAACCGAAGCTCCCGCCCCTCAGGACGATCCTCAGGACGATCCGGCGGCAGAGGGCGCGCGCTCCCGGCGCCCGCGCCGCGTGATCACGGTGCACCGCGCGTGGTTCGTCGCGGCCGTCACCTTCGTCACCATCATCGGCGCGGCGGCCTTCCGCTCCCTGCCCGGCCTCCTCATCGACCCGCTGCACCAGGAGTTCCACTGGTCGCGCGGCACCATCGGCGCCGCCGTCTCCATCAACCTCACGCTCTACGGGCTCACCTCGCCGTTCGCCGCGGCGCTGATGGACCGTTTCGGCATCCGCAAGGTGGTCGCCGTCGCGCTCACCGTCATCGCGGTGGGCTCTGGGCTGACGGTGTGGATGACGTCGGCCTGGCAACTGCTGCTCTGCTGGGGGCTGCTGGTCGGCCTCGGCACCGGCTCGATGGCGCTGGCGTTCGCGGCCACCGTCACCAACCGCTGGTTCACCGAGCGGCGCGGCCTGGTCACCGGCATTCTCACGGCCGCCTCCGCGTCCGGCCAGCTGATCTTCCTGCCGATCCTCTCCTGGCTCGTGGAGCGGCACGGCTGGCGGCCCGCGGCGGTGACGGTGGCGCTGGCGGCGCTGGCCGTGGTGCCGTTCGTGTGGCTGCTGCTGCGCGACCACCCCGCGGACGTGGGCCTGAAGCCGTACGGGGCAGCGGAGTTCGCGCCGAAGCCGCCGCCGGTGCGGGGCGCCGCGCGGCGCACCCTCGGAGTGCTGTCCACGGCGGCGCGCACCGGCACGTTCTGGCTGCTCGCCGGCACCTTCGCGATCTGCGGCGCGTCCACGAACGGGCTGATCCAGACGCATTTCGTGCCCGCCGCGCACGACCACGGCATGCCCGTCACGGCCGCCGCGTCGCTGCTCGCCGTGGTCGGCGTCTTCGACGTCGGCGGGACGATCGCCTCCGGCTGGTTCACGGACCGCTTCGAGGCGCGCCGCCTGCTGGCCGTCTACTACGCGCTGCGGGGCGTCTCGCTGCTCTTCCTGCCGGTGCTGCTCGGGCCGAGCGTGCACCCGACGATGCTGTTCTTCATCGTCTTCTACGGCCTCGACTGGGTCGCCACCGTGCCGCCGACCGTGGCGCTGTGCCGGGAGCACTTCGGCGACGACAGCGCCATCGTCTTCGGCTGGGTCCTCGCGTCCCACCAGGTCGGTGCGGCCCTCGTCGCCTTCCTCGGCGGCGTCGCCCGCGATGCCTTCGGCTCCTACGACGTGGTCTGGTACGCGGCGGGGGCGCTGTGCGCGGGGGCGGCGCTGATGTCCCTGGTGATCCGCCGCGGGAGCGCCACGGCGGCGGTGACGGCCTGA
- a CDS encoding GNAT family N-acetyltransferase, which translates to MSEEARTADQHLDGVRVPSVAEISGNGLRLRPWRPESGEDAEAWLRGVLDPEFLRWNTPLRAIATLDDARASLRARLDDAAQGVSVSFCVTDAATGAVLGHMGVNAIEPLMRTARVGYWVLPEARGRRVAHRALALATAWSFTATGLHRIDLGHALGHDASCRIAERCGYRYEGTLRGAMFEEGRKDAFRDVHLHGRLATDPYPPVADA; encoded by the coding sequence ATGAGCGAAGAAGCGAGAACCGCGGACCAGCACCTCGACGGCGTGCGGGTGCCTTCCGTCGCCGAGATATCCGGGAACGGGCTGCGCCTGCGGCCCTGGCGGCCCGAGTCGGGCGAGGATGCCGAAGCCTGGTTGCGCGGCGTGCTCGACCCGGAGTTCCTGCGCTGGAACACCCCGCTCAGGGCCATCGCCACCCTCGACGACGCACGCGCCTCGCTCCGTGCCCGGCTCGACGACGCCGCGCAGGGCGTCTCCGTGTCGTTCTGCGTGACGGACGCGGCGACCGGCGCCGTCCTCGGCCATATGGGCGTCAACGCCATCGAGCCCCTCATGCGCACCGCCCGCGTCGGCTACTGGGTGCTGCCCGAGGCGCGCGGCCGCCGCGTCGCCCACCGCGCCCTCGCGCTCGCCACGGCCTGGTCCTTCACGGCCACCGGCCTGCACCGCATCGACCTCGGCCACGCCCTCGGCCACGACGCCTCCTGCCGGATCGCCGAGCGCTGCGGATACCGGTACGAGGGGACGCTGCGCGGCGCGATGTTCGAGGAGGGCCGCAAGGACGCCTTCCGCGACGTCCACCTGCACGGCCGGCTGGCCACGGACCCGTACCCGCCGGTGGCGGACGCATAA